The genome window TGAATCCTCCACCTCTGACTGCGTCCAACGGTGAAGGATTCAAGCGGAAAGGGTATTAGAGACTGTCTTAATAGCCTCCCTCATGCTATAGTCACGCATGGAACTCAGACAAAGCCGCTACCCCAGCGATCTGACCGACCAGGAGTGGGCTATTCTGGCACCCCTGATGCCCCAGCCCTCCGCCGCCCCCCATCGCCCCCGGGAGAATCCCTGGCGGGAAATCCTGAACGGCATCTTCTACATCACCCGCGCCGGCTGCGCCTGGCGCATGATGCCCTATGACCTGCCCCACTGGAAAACCGTCTATCACTACTTCCGTTTGTGGCGCAAATCGGGTTTTCTGGAACAGATACATACCACCCTGCGCGAGAAAACCCGCCGTAAAGCAGGACGCCTGCCCGAACCCAGCGCGGGGATTCTGGATAGCCAGAGCGTGAAGACCTCGGGAAAAGGGGGGTCAGGGGGTATGACGCGGGCAAGAAGGTAAAGGGGCGCAAACGGCATCTGCTGGTGGATACACAAGGGCTGGTGTTGGGAGTCAAGGTGCTGCCCGCCCACCTCACGGATGCGGAGGGCGGGCGAGAGGTGCTGGAGGGGGCCAGGGGGCTGTCGAAGCGGTTGTCGCATCTGTTTGTGGATGGGGGGTACAAGCGCAGGTTTGAGGAATGGGTTCGGCGCACCTTGGGCTGGACGGTGGAGGTGGTGCGCAGGCCGGATGCCAACTTCCGGGGTATTTGGTGGCCTAAAGACCAGCCTCTTCCGGAGGACTTGGAGGAGGAAGTGCGGAAGAGGACGCGGGGGCATCGGGGGTTTGTGGTGATTCCCCGCAGATGGGTGGTGGAGCGGACGTTTGCCTGGCTGAGCTTCAATCGGAGGCTGAACCGGGACTATGAGCTTCTACCTGAGAGCTCAGAGACCTTCATCCACACAGCGATGATTCGGCTTATGGTCAGAAGATTGG of Meiothermus sp. contains these proteins:
- a CDS encoding IS5 family transposase (programmed frameshift), with the translated sequence MELRQSRYPSDLTDQEWAILAPLMPQPSAAPHRPRENPWREILNGIFYITRAGCAWRMMPYDLPHWKTVYHYFRLWRKSGFLEQIHTTLREKTRRKAGRLPEPSAGILDSQSVKTSGKRGVRGYDAGKKVKGRKRHLLVDTQGLVLGVKVLPAHLTDAEGGREVLEGARGLSKRLSHLFVDGGYKRRFEEWVRRTLGWTVEVVRRPDANFRGIWWPKDQPLPEDLEEEVRKRTRGHRGFVVIPRRWVVERTFAWLSFNRRLNRDYELLPESSETFIHTAMIRLMVRRLAS